In the Aerosakkonema funiforme FACHB-1375 genome, one interval contains:
- the purF gene encoding amidophosphoribosyltransferase, with the protein MIPNDPFSCDDYPGMSDEARIDKPEEACGVFGILAPEEDVAKLTYFGLYALQHRGQESAGIATFEGDRVHLHKEMGLVSQVFNEVILKNLPGNLAVGHTRYSTTGSSRVVNAQPAVVETRLGSLALAHNGNLVNTAVLREELLESNCNLVSTTDSELIAHAIAEEVNAGYDWLEGAIRAFHRCRGAFSLTIGTPVGIMGVRDPNGIRPLVIGTIDTGEDGRTKRYVLSSETCGLDIIGAEYLRDVEPGELVWITDAGLASFHWTQQPKRKLCIFEMIYFARPDSIMEGESLYSYRLRLGRHLAEESPIDADIVIGVPDSGIPAAIGYSQTSGIPYAEGLIKNRYVGRTFIQPTQKMRETGIRMKLNPLKDVLGGKRIVIVDDSIVRGTTSRKLVKALRDAGATEVHMRISSPPVTHPCFYGIDTDSQDQLIAATKSVAEIAKQIDVDSLAYLSREGMLKATGEDPQSFCSACFTGDYPISVPEPVKRSKLILEKVASV; encoded by the coding sequence CTGTGACGACTATCCTGGCATGAGCGACGAGGCAAGAATCGATAAACCAGAGGAAGCCTGTGGTGTTTTTGGCATCTTAGCACCGGAAGAAGATGTCGCTAAATTAACTTATTTTGGGCTGTACGCTTTGCAGCACCGAGGTCAAGAATCGGCAGGCATTGCCACTTTTGAAGGCGATCGCGTGCATTTGCACAAAGAAATGGGGTTGGTGTCCCAAGTCTTCAACGAAGTTATCCTCAAAAATCTTCCTGGTAATTTGGCTGTGGGTCACACCCGGTACTCTACCACCGGTTCCAGTCGCGTTGTTAATGCTCAGCCCGCAGTTGTGGAAACTCGTCTGGGTTCATTGGCTTTAGCACATAACGGGAATCTTGTCAATACGGCAGTTCTGCGGGAAGAGTTGCTGGAAAGTAACTGTAATTTAGTCAGTACAACGGATTCAGAGTTGATTGCCCATGCGATCGCCGAAGAAGTAAATGCGGGCTATGACTGGCTGGAAGGTGCGATTCGCGCCTTCCATAGGTGTCGGGGAGCCTTTAGTTTAACGATCGGCACTCCAGTAGGTATCATGGGCGTCCGCGACCCTAACGGTATTCGTCCTTTGGTAATAGGTACGATCGACACAGGCGAAGATGGGCGTACCAAACGCTACGTCCTCTCCTCCGAAACCTGCGGCTTAGATATAATTGGAGCCGAATACCTGCGCGATGTAGAACCGGGAGAATTGGTTTGGATCACAGATGCCGGACTGGCTTCCTTCCACTGGACGCAACAGCCAAAGCGCAAACTTTGCATCTTTGAAATGATTTACTTCGCACGCCCAGATAGCATTATGGAAGGCGAGAGCCTGTACAGCTATCGGCTGCGACTGGGGCGTCACCTGGCAGAAGAATCACCAATTGATGCCGACATTGTAATCGGCGTACCCGACTCTGGCATTCCTGCTGCGATTGGTTATTCGCAAACTTCCGGCATTCCCTACGCTGAAGGTCTGATTAAAAATCGCTACGTGGGTCGGACTTTCATTCAGCCTACTCAGAAAATGCGGGAAACCGGTATCCGTATGAAACTCAATCCTCTTAAAGATGTTTTGGGTGGGAAGCGGATTGTGATTGTCGATGATTCGATCGTCCGGGGAACTACCAGCCGCAAACTCGTCAAGGCATTGCGCGATGCGGGTGCAACCGAAGTGCATATGCGAATTTCATCCCCGCCAGTCACTCACCCTTGCTTCTACGGCATCGATACTGACAGTCAAGACCAATTGATTGCCGCTACCAAATCTGTCGCTGAAATTGCTAAGCAAATCGATGTTGATTCATTGGCATATCTCAGCCGCGAAGGGATGCTCAAAGCAACTGGAGAAGACCCCCAAAGTTTCTGCTCTGCCTGCTTCACTGGCGATTATCCCATCTCAGTTCCGGAGCCTGTCAAACGCTCTAAACTGATCCTGGAAAAAGTTGCCAGCGTTTAA
- a CDS encoding chorismate lyase yields the protein MTATYRATEILTQPTAWHPLTPIWEGGEAIIQQGLPHTQLAPTWQMFLLGDGSPTRHLQLLTGEKIEVDVIDMSAIAMDSDGAPAQMEVVPGPRIRRQVWLRKASGERLAYAASWWEASHVDEYLQNRSLPIWASLERLRTELYRDVQGIYYGRSSALETAFGYEGPFWGRHYLFWHHRQPLTLIYEVFSPYLTKYLGPMQMDG from the coding sequence TTGACTGCAACCTACAGAGCCACAGAAATCCTGACCCAGCCAACCGCTTGGCACCCGCTTACTCCGATCTGGGAGGGAGGAGAAGCAATTATTCAACAAGGATTGCCGCACACTCAGCTGGCACCAACATGGCAAATGTTTCTGCTGGGAGACGGTTCTCCAACGCGCCACCTGCAATTGCTCACTGGGGAGAAGATAGAAGTAGATGTGATTGATATGTCTGCCATTGCGATGGACTCGGATGGCGCACCCGCACAAATGGAAGTCGTGCCGGGGCCACGCATACGACGACAGGTATGGTTACGCAAGGCTTCTGGAGAACGGTTGGCTTATGCTGCTTCTTGGTGGGAAGCTAGCCATGTGGATGAATACTTGCAAAATCGCTCTTTGCCAATTTGGGCCAGTTTGGAACGCCTGCGAACTGAGTTATATAGAGATGTGCAAGGAATTTATTACGGTCGATCGTCTGCCTTAGAGACTGCATTTGGATATGAGGGGCCGTTTTGGGGCCGTCACTACTTATTTTGGCATCACAGACAGCCCCTAACGCTTATTTATGAAGTTTTTTCCCCTTATTTAACCAAGTATCTTGGCCCAATGCAGATGGATGGATAG
- a CDS encoding S1 family peptidase, producing MITSPINRLLLIISGILIVSISGCSSPQQKVTVSISGRSTGSGFIVAKSNDTYYVLTSKHVVGIPPGQIDDKYKVKTFDGREYEINYEKLRPDSKFDLAIIEFTAKGKNYTVATISNLESLPKGITVYISGWKDCLKERKYEFNEGKVSKILLSKSDISKISDDPDYKEEDYNEGYIVNYTNPTIRGMSGSPVFDKKGRVVAIHGKPGHDKENPAILTKCPALDESFGNNWGIPIKNFLKSSIASNLQLKIDQSAGELQTSPTTSNGNKQPEPSGDIFKRPE from the coding sequence ATGATTACTTCTCCAATAAACCGATTATTACTGATTATTTCTGGAATTCTGATTGTGAGCATATCAGGGTGTTCTTCTCCACAGCAAAAAGTTACTGTCTCTATCAGCGGAAGATCTACTGGCTCTGGGTTCATCGTAGCTAAAAGTAATGATACTTACTATGTTCTTACATCTAAGCACGTTGTTGGTATCCCGCCTGGTCAGATAGATGATAAATATAAAGTGAAGACATTTGATGGAAGAGAATATGAGATAAATTATGAAAAATTGCGCCCGGATTCAAAATTTGACCTAGCAATTATAGAATTTACCGCTAAAGGTAAAAACTACACAGTTGCCACCATATCAAATTTAGAATCTTTGCCTAAAGGTATAACAGTTTATATCTCTGGATGGAAGGATTGCTTAAAAGAACGTAAATATGAGTTTAACGAAGGAAAGGTTTCTAAAATTCTGTTATCAAAAAGTGACATTTCAAAAATTAGTGATGATCCCGATTATAAAGAAGAAGATTATAATGAGGGTTACATAGTAAACTACACCAATCCAACTATTAGGGGAATGAGTGGAAGTCCAGTCTTTGATAAAAAGGGTCGGGTGGTAGCTATTCATGGAAAGCCGGGGCATGATAAAGAAAACCCTGCTATACTGACAAAATGCCCAGCTTTAGATGAAAGTTTTGGTAATAATTGGGGTATTCCCATCAAGAATTTTTTAAAGTCGAGCATAGCCTCAAATTTACAGTTAAAAATAGACCAAAGTGCTGGTGAACTTCAGACATCACCAACAACAAGTAATGGAAACAAGCAACCAGAACCTTCAGGGGATATTTTCAAGCGTCCTGAATAG
- a CDS encoding S1 family peptidase, producing the protein MRFASTLPLILACIGSLFLELPVQALVSSNSDKTPTPTVSPTQSVALPEGIIRDKARLISVRVLSVDRKEWNANTIGTFEVSGSGILLKVNTVKTSPHLPYLYLVLTNDHVAKSSTKESYIQTHDGLIHKGFLHPAKFDADLRLLYFYSPYRYETATLGKSSNLKENEKIYVAGFPCQLTSREMSCPAEFTFTQGEVFIFDQLLVDGYQIGYTNETKEGMSGGAVLNTQGQVVAINGRGKAESNNSQYSYADGSGSPEITQQKSLALGIPIKTYLNNAPTNPFDKLSPPKGVEYVYYTQQTSNSNNGEGNKNQFNLTNLDFIRVLAGIILLLILLISLIGILMLINQPKGRKISHKSKTTNDSRKGKNSTNENHKPTQSVYQLLYALNEEQIKLGAKTSDDIAQLIYLVKLITPTNQNLKQADLKDDNQVVDPNDTQQ; encoded by the coding sequence ATGAGATTTGCTTCAACTTTGCCACTAATTTTAGCCTGTATAGGTAGTCTATTTTTAGAACTACCCGTGCAGGCTTTAGTTTCTTCCAATTCAGATAAAACTCCTACGCCAACTGTTTCACCTACTCAATCAGTAGCACTACCAGAAGGTATAATACGTGATAAAGCTAGATTGATTTCGGTAAGAGTCTTATCGGTCGATCGTAAAGAATGGAATGCTAATACTATAGGAACTTTTGAAGTTAGCGGATCGGGAATTTTGTTGAAAGTAAATACTGTAAAAACATCGCCACATTTACCGTACCTATATCTAGTTCTCACCAATGATCATGTAGCAAAGTCATCAACTAAAGAGTCTTATATCCAAACACATGATGGCTTAATTCATAAAGGATTTCTACACCCTGCAAAATTTGATGCAGATCTAAGACTGTTGTATTTTTATAGTCCTTATCGCTATGAAACAGCTACACTAGGTAAATCATCTAATTTAAAAGAAAATGAAAAAATATATGTTGCTGGATTTCCATGCCAACTAACTTCCCGCGAAATGTCATGTCCAGCTGAATTCACATTTACACAGGGAGAAGTTTTTATATTTGATCAACTTTTAGTTGACGGTTATCAAATTGGATATACCAATGAAACTAAGGAAGGAATGAGTGGAGGAGCGGTTTTAAACACTCAAGGCCAAGTAGTAGCTATCAATGGTAGAGGAAAAGCCGAATCGAATAATTCTCAGTACAGCTACGCAGATGGTTCTGGTAGTCCTGAAATAACTCAACAGAAGTCTTTAGCATTAGGAATTCCTATTAAAACTTATTTAAATAATGCTCCTACAAATCCATTTGATAAACTATCACCACCTAAAGGAGTTGAATATGTATACTATACTCAGCAAACCTCGAATAGTAATAACGGGGAAGGAAATAAAAATCAATTTAATCTCACGAATTTGGATTTTATAAGAGTATTGGCAGGTATAATTTTATTATTAATATTATTAATATCATTAATCGGGATTTTAATGTTAATAAATCAGCCAAAAGGAAGAAAAATAAGCCATAAAAGTAAAACAACAAATGATTCAAGAAAAGGTAAAAATTCTACAAATGAAAATCATAAACCAACTCAATCAGTTTACCAATTATTATATGCTTTAAACGAAGAACAAATTAAATTAGGGGCAAAAACATCAGATGATATAGCCCAATTAATATACCTAGTAAAATTAATTACTCCAACTAATCAAAATTTAAAACAAGCGGATTTAAAAGATGATAATCAGGTAGTTGATCCCAATGATACTCAACAATAA
- a CDS encoding COP23 domain-containing protein, giving the protein MRLINRVKALIVSVLIGGSFAGFTLSPAIAQKTVNFTCETIGGTPVTFARINQGESRQFIRWTSPFGSAVGYTPQTRCAEVTGRLNTSFSQGGQYITHGRMNNQNVICFTNYKGNGCNQLFYTLKPEDDPKAVLEDLFALNNNNFAGRPRREAPCSTYVNINDILAGKRVVAEEVCAR; this is encoded by the coding sequence GTGAGACTAATAAATCGTGTCAAGGCATTGATAGTCTCTGTTTTGATAGGAGGGTCTTTTGCTGGATTTACACTCAGTCCAGCTATCGCTCAAAAAACAGTAAATTTTACCTGTGAAACTATTGGGGGTACGCCAGTAACATTCGCCAGAATTAATCAAGGTGAATCGAGACAATTTATCCGTTGGACATCACCTTTTGGTAGCGCCGTTGGCTATACTCCGCAAACAAGATGTGCAGAGGTAACAGGAAGATTGAATACCTCTTTCAGTCAAGGAGGTCAGTATATAACTCATGGGCGGATGAATAACCAAAATGTCATTTGTTTTACCAATTATAAGGGTAATGGCTGTAATCAATTGTTTTACACCTTAAAACCAGAAGATGACCCCAAAGCAGTCTTGGAAGATTTGTTTGCACTCAATAACAACAACTTCGCAGGTCGTCCGCGCCGGGAAGCACCTTGCTCTACTTATGTTAACATTAATGATATTCTAGCAGGCAAGCGCGTTGTTGCGGAGGAAGTTTGCGCCCGGTAG